Proteins co-encoded in one Halorussus lipolyticus genomic window:
- a CDS encoding HAD family hydrolase, with amino-acid sequence MTDYDAILFDNDGVLVEPPSDETLRRAAEDAFRAVGVEDPEEAHVADVLRGVTPESLQAVCDPYDLDPHEFWSARDRHASAAQREEFRDGDRARYDDVSAVTDLPHDFGIVSSNQHATIEFLLDFCEFADHFDTYYGRQMGVESLDKKKPDPHFLELALADLGAESALFVGDSESDVEAAHRADLDSVFIRRDHCEDVSLSVEPTYEVRDLHGIAEIVR; translated from the coding sequence ATGACCGACTACGACGCGATTCTGTTCGACAACGACGGCGTGCTGGTCGAACCCCCCTCGGACGAGACCCTGCGCCGGGCGGCCGAGGACGCCTTCCGCGCGGTGGGCGTCGAGGACCCCGAGGAGGCCCACGTCGCCGACGTTCTCCGAGGAGTAACCCCCGAAAGCCTACAGGCGGTCTGCGACCCCTACGACCTCGACCCCCACGAGTTCTGGTCGGCGCGGGACCGCCACGCCTCGGCGGCCCAGCGCGAGGAGTTCCGGGACGGCGACCGAGCGCGCTACGACGACGTGTCTGCCGTCACCGACTTGCCCCACGACTTCGGCATCGTGAGTTCCAACCAGCACGCGACCATCGAGTTCCTGCTGGACTTTTGCGAGTTCGCGGACCACTTCGACACCTACTACGGCCGCCAGATGGGCGTCGAGAGTCTGGACAAGAAGAAACCCGACCCGCACTTCCTCGAACTGGCGCTGGCGGACCTCGGGGCGGAGTCGGCGCTGTTCGTCGGCGACAGCGAGAGCGACGTGGAGGCGGCCCACCGCGCTGACCTCGATTCGGTCTTCATCCGGCGCGACCACTGCGAGGACGTGTCGCTCTCGGTCGAACCGACCTACGAGGTCCGAGACCTTCACGGAATCGCAGAAATCGTGCGGTAG